A stretch of Bifidobacterium sp. ESL0704 DNA encodes these proteins:
- the cas3 gene encoding CRISPR-associated helicase Cas3': MAGTLAGAFASQFNNLNQGMIAGLFHDIGKYSAEFQQMIRNPEKPAHVDHSSAGMKLAQDNNNLSIAFAIGGHHAGLPDGGSPVDEIDFGTLYARLKRHIPDFSGYGQQFGEIEWPKQEFYKDPYSLMMSIRMLFSTLIDADRLDAEFFTKNSDRAERSLLVSIKHSYGDCLAAEEMPDISSIFKQCENAAAVIKEQNDKILVTLNKISENKAQKFFQNKDKSFLDEKRCKLLHDCIDAGKDEHKGDGIYTLTAPTGSGKTNASISFALEHAVTYHKSRIIYVIPYTSIIDQTVDTFEKEFGEENVLPHYAEASYQLKDEDERSESDVQRNLASENWNSPIVVTTAVQFFESLYSNKTSKCRKLHNIANSVIVFDEAQTLPVSYLKPCIQAISELTQRYHVSAVLCTATQPALESLFCEAFGKDDYKIPEISPMNENEYLAFTRNHIELNVDSTITLDDLAEELNSYEEVLCVVNTRKEAQYLYSKMAKTAGGYENGYFCLTTLLCAVDRVKLLDEIRTRLRNDLRCVVVSTSLIEAGVDVDFPVAYREEAGLDSILQTAGRCNREGKRPVDESVVKVFSTKEGRTSLLSQNVQVLHSVIGKFENLATPNAIYEYFRQLFNDKGQDALDTKKILKAHREGVKGRRCPFEIIAKRFKLIDTPTIPVYIPLPGEGENLCRQLINGEYSRTLFRKLGKYSVNIWPKRLQELQEGGVVIEYGDELHPEDSYFVLRNLNNYDRCRGLYFENSAITDGIFI; encoded by the coding sequence ATGGCAGGGACATTGGCCGGAGCGTTCGCTAGCCAATTCAATAATCTTAATCAGGGAATGATTGCTGGCCTTTTCCATGATATCGGTAAATATTCTGCTGAATTTCAACAGATGATTAGAAATCCTGAAAAGCCGGCTCATGTGGATCATTCCAGTGCAGGAATGAAACTTGCCCAAGATAATAACAACCTTTCGATAGCGTTTGCCATAGGTGGACATCACGCTGGATTGCCTGACGGAGGCAGTCCAGTAGATGAAATCGATTTTGGCACCTTGTATGCAAGATTAAAACGACACATTCCCGATTTCAGTGGTTACGGGCAACAATTCGGAGAGATTGAATGGCCGAAACAAGAGTTTTACAAAGACCCATATTCTTTAATGATGTCAATTAGGATGCTTTTCTCAACGTTGATTGACGCGGACCGGTTAGATGCTGAATTCTTCACCAAGAATAGTGATCGGGCGGAGCGTAGCTTGCTGGTTTCAATCAAACATTCTTATGGAGACTGCTTGGCAGCCGAAGAAATGCCTGATATCTCGTCAATATTCAAGCAGTGTGAAAACGCGGCTGCTGTTATAAAAGAGCAGAACGATAAAATTCTGGTGACTCTTAATAAAATCAGTGAAAATAAAGCCCAGAAATTTTTTCAGAATAAAGATAAGTCCTTTTTGGATGAAAAGCGTTGTAAACTGCTACATGATTGCATTGATGCCGGGAAAGATGAGCATAAAGGCGATGGCATATACACCCTTACGGCGCCGACTGGTAGCGGTAAAACGAATGCTTCTATAAGCTTCGCTTTAGAGCATGCAGTTACGTATCATAAAAGCCGAATTATTTATGTAATCCCGTATACATCGATTATTGATCAGACGGTTGATACGTTTGAAAAAGAATTTGGTGAGGAGAACGTTCTGCCGCATTATGCTGAAGCCTCATACCAATTGAAAGATGAAGATGAGAGGTCGGAAAGTGATGTTCAGCGAAATCTTGCTTCAGAAAATTGGAACTCTCCGATTGTAGTGACTACCGCCGTTCAATTTTTTGAAAGTCTTTATTCGAACAAAACGTCAAAATGTCGGAAGCTGCATAACATTGCTAATTCGGTCATCGTTTTTGACGAGGCGCAGACTCTTCCTGTTTCGTATCTGAAGCCTTGTATTCAGGCGATTTCGGAACTGACGCAACGTTATCATGTCAGTGCGGTGCTGTGCACTGCGACCCAGCCCGCGTTGGAATCATTGTTCTGTGAGGCATTTGGCAAAGATGATTATAAGATACCTGAAATATCGCCGATGAATGAGAATGAATATCTAGCTTTTACGAGAAATCATATAGAGCTGAACGTCGATTCTACGATTACGCTTGATGATCTTGCAGAAGAGTTGAATTCATATGAAGAGGTGCTTTGTGTGGTGAACACTCGCAAAGAGGCGCAATATCTATATTCGAAAATGGCTAAGACGGCGGGTGGCTATGAAAATGGGTATTTCTGCTTAACGACATTGCTCTGTGCGGTTGATCGCGTGAAACTCTTGGATGAGATACGAACACGTTTGCGCAATGACCTGCGATGCGTTGTGGTGTCTACTTCGCTGATAGAAGCCGGGGTTGATGTCGACTTTCCTGTTGCTTACCGAGAAGAAGCCGGGTTGGATTCAATATTGCAAACCGCTGGACGGTGCAATCGTGAGGGTAAGAGGCCTGTTGACGAAAGTGTCGTAAAGGTTTTTTCTACTAAAGAAGGCCGCACATCTCTGTTGTCTCAAAATGTTCAGGTTCTGCATTCTGTTATCGGCAAATTTGAGAATTTGGCTACACCAAATGCAATATATGAGTATTTTCGACAGCTGTTCAATGATAAAGGTCAAGATGCTCTTGACACCAAGAAAATACTCAAGGCACATCGAGAAGGTGTCAAAGGGAGAAGATGTCCTTTTGAAATAATCGCCAAGCGTTTCAAACTCATTGATACGCCGACCATTCCTGTCTATATTCCTCTGCCGGGAGAGGGCGAAAATCTGTGTCGGCAGCTTATTAATGGAGAATACAGTAGAACGCTTTTTAGAAAACTAGGGAAGTATTCTGTCAATATTTGGCCGAAGCGTTTGCAAGAGCTACAAGAAGGTGGTGTCGTGATTGAGTATGGGGATGAGCTGCATCCAGAGGATTCCTATTTTGTGTTAAGGAATTTAAATAATTACGACAGGTGCAGAGGACTATATTTTGAAAACTCAGCCATAACGGATGGAATTTTCATTTAA
- the cas5c gene encoding type I-C CRISPR-associated protein Cas5c, with protein sequence MAIQLEVWGSGALFTRPEMSVERVSYDVMTPSAARGILEAIYWHPGMRWVVDKITVMNPIKFDNIRRNEVSSVLSARTAHSMMEGKGGEVIYTSDTIQQRASTFLRDVHYVIEAHFDMTDRASKEDSPAKFISIFNRRVAKGQCFHHPYFGCREFPVDFKSWEDKQSPKGFEQGKRDLGYMLYDMDYRDPENIKPLFFRAELNDGVMNLENARVVS encoded by the coding sequence ATGGCGATACAACTTGAAGTTTGGGGAAGCGGCGCATTGTTCACGCGTCCGGAAATGTCAGTGGAGCGAGTCTCTTACGATGTGATGACCCCTTCGGCTGCACGCGGTATTTTGGAAGCCATATATTGGCACCCTGGGATGAGATGGGTAGTTGACAAGATCACTGTGATGAATCCGATTAAGTTCGATAATATCAGGCGCAATGAAGTTTCCAGCGTGCTGAGTGCCAGAACTGCTCACTCGATGATGGAGGGAAAGGGAGGTGAAGTCATTTATACCTCGGATACTATTCAGCAACGGGCTTCGACTTTTCTGAGAGATGTTCACTACGTCATCGAAGCGCATTTTGATATGACCGATCGAGCGTCTAAAGAGGATTCTCCGGCAAAGTTCATCAGCATTTTCAACCGTCGTGTTGCAAAAGGTCAGTGTTTCCATCATCCTTATTTCGGGTGCAGAGAATTTCCTGTCGATTTCAAGTCTTGGGAAGACAAACAAAGTCCCAAGGGGTTCGAACAAGGCAAGCGGGATTTAGGATACATGCTATATGACATGGATTATCGTGATCCTGAAAATATCAAGCCGTTGTTTTTCCGTGCCGAATTGAACGATGGGGTTATGAATCTCGAGAACGCGAGGGTAGTGTCATGA
- the cas8c gene encoding type I-C CRISPR-associated protein Cas8c/Csd1 → MIENLIHLYDDLDAKHKIPQYGLIPQNVLYGLDIDDSGKILNIRKLGDWSQKRPVHMVSVPARVTRSSGVKANFLCDTPQYLLADDTNARNGREKKAFKAAAELHLRLLSGIDDSTAKAICAFFARSPQVSEAKNLLTADEWKHASTANFVFYHNDRCVMEDERIVHAWLEDFSESGTDGEVLESIVDGSEVQPAAIHPKIKGVWGAQSSGGALISFNKESFNSYGKSQNANAPMSEEQAYKYTAALNYLLADNDHVAHVGDTTIVYWAESGSVEYQDFFSMASDFGGGSSSDGDLEANLGTAINALAAGRVFDVGNFQLNPDEHFYVLGLSPNSARISVRFFLKDTFGAFLQNIVKHYSDLSIQRPIFDKNPRMPLWRLLNQTTNQAIKADVPSVLVGGVLRSVLLGVPYPASLLSNVELRIRSEKDINADKAAIIKAYYLRQPNSECPKEVLQMSINEESENVPYVLGRMFSLYEQIQQAANPGINTTIKDKYFNSASTTPSLIFPILGNLAEKHLRKLGRSEPGRKVNLSKALQRLSLRLGDQYPARLSLPQQGAFQLGYYFETQKHYENKTVKQENSNKQGENNE, encoded by the coding sequence ATGATTGAAAATTTGATTCACCTCTACGATGATCTTGATGCGAAACACAAAATACCTCAATATGGTTTAATTCCGCAGAATGTTTTGTATGGGCTCGATATTGACGATTCGGGCAAAATCCTGAATATTCGAAAGCTTGGGGATTGGTCGCAAAAGCGTCCGGTCCACATGGTTTCCGTGCCTGCACGAGTGACTAGGTCTTCGGGAGTCAAAGCTAATTTCCTGTGTGATACGCCGCAATATTTGTTGGCGGATGACACTAACGCAAGGAACGGCCGAGAGAAGAAAGCCTTTAAAGCCGCTGCGGAATTGCATTTGCGATTGCTTTCAGGAATCGATGATTCAACGGCAAAGGCGATATGTGCATTTTTCGCACGGTCCCCACAGGTGTCAGAAGCCAAGAATCTTCTGACTGCTGATGAGTGGAAACATGCGTCCACTGCCAATTTTGTCTTTTACCACAATGACCGTTGCGTGATGGAAGACGAACGAATTGTGCATGCGTGGCTTGAAGATTTCTCCGAATCGGGAACCGATGGTGAGGTCTTGGAAAGTATCGTGGACGGTTCTGAAGTTCAACCGGCTGCGATTCATCCTAAAATCAAAGGGGTGTGGGGCGCGCAATCGAGTGGTGGTGCTTTGATTTCCTTTAATAAGGAATCTTTCAATTCATACGGGAAATCTCAGAACGCCAATGCTCCGATGAGCGAGGAACAAGCCTATAAATACACCGCTGCATTGAACTATCTTTTGGCTGATAATGACCATGTTGCTCATGTTGGTGATACGACTATCGTGTATTGGGCGGAATCCGGGAGTGTCGAATATCAGGACTTCTTTAGCATGGCTTCTGACTTTGGAGGCGGTTCATCGTCTGATGGTGATTTAGAAGCCAACTTGGGAACTGCCATCAACGCGCTCGCTGCAGGTAGAGTTTTTGACGTAGGCAATTTTCAGCTGAATCCCGATGAACATTTCTATGTGCTGGGTTTGTCTCCAAATTCGGCGCGTATTTCGGTACGGTTCTTTCTCAAAGACACCTTCGGTGCATTCTTGCAGAATATCGTCAAGCATTACTCGGATTTGAGTATTCAAAGACCTATTTTTGATAAGAATCCCCGTATGCCTTTGTGGCGTTTGCTGAATCAAACCACCAATCAGGCAATAAAGGCCGACGTGCCGAGTGTGCTGGTAGGCGGCGTGCTGCGTTCGGTTCTTTTAGGTGTTCCATATCCGGCGTCGTTGCTTTCAAACGTCGAATTACGCATCAGATCCGAGAAAGACATCAATGCGGATAAAGCCGCCATTATTAAAGCCTATTACTTAAGACAACCTAATTCTGAATGCCCCAAGGAGGTATTGCAAATGAGTATCAATGAGGAGAGTGAGAATGTTCCTTATGTGCTGGGAAGAATGTTCTCGTTGTATGAGCAGATTCAGCAAGCGGCGAATCCTGGCATCAATACTACGATTAAAGACAAGTATTTCAACAGCGCCTCTACGACACCTTCGCTGATATTCCCGATTCTGGGAAATCTGGCGGAAAAACATCTTCGGAAGCTGGGCAGGTCGGAGCCTGGGCGAAAGGTCAATCTCAGCAAGGCTTTACAACGTCTCTCTTTGAGACTCGGAGACCAATATCCCGCCAGGCTTTCTTTGCCTCAGCAGGGCGCTTTCCAACTTGGCTATTACTTCGAGACTCAGAAGCATTACGAGAATAAAACGGTAAAGCAGGAGAATTCCAACAAACAAGGAGAGAACAATGAGTGA
- the cas7c gene encoding type I-C CRISPR-associated protein Cas7/Csd2, with amino-acid sequence MSEITNDAIKNRYDFSILFDVENGNPNGDPDSGNMPRIDTETGLGLVTDVCLKRKIRNYVQLVDGDKAPNRIYIQQRVPLNRLDDEALDSVGVDTDAANAEKDIKRVKKDDPDLDRKIRDYMCSNFFDIRTFGAVMTTFVKGSLSSGQVRGPVQLGFSRSIDPVIPQEITITRVAITTEADAEKKNNEIGRKYIIPYGLYRANGYISAKLAEQTTGFSDADLELLWNAILNMFEFDRSAARGNMAVRKLYVFKHSNDLGDAPSYKLFDSVKVNRKPEVSAPRTFNDYDVKYDATSVPDSVQVTEKVDGITL; translated from the coding sequence ATGAGTGAAATTACCAATGACGCGATCAAGAACCGCTATGATTTCTCGATTCTGTTCGACGTCGAAAACGGTAATCCGAACGGTGATCCCGATTCGGGGAACATGCCAAGGATTGATACGGAAACTGGTTTGGGACTGGTGACGGATGTGTGCCTGAAGCGCAAGATTCGTAACTACGTTCAATTGGTTGACGGAGATAAGGCTCCTAACCGTATCTATATTCAGCAGCGTGTTCCACTGAACAGGCTTGATGATGAGGCTTTGGACTCTGTCGGAGTTGATACGGACGCAGCCAATGCGGAAAAGGATATCAAGAGGGTCAAGAAGGACGACCCGGATTTGGACAGGAAGATTCGTGACTATATGTGCTCGAACTTCTTTGATATCCGAACGTTCGGTGCCGTGATGACTACTTTTGTTAAAGGTAGCCTGTCTTCCGGCCAAGTACGTGGGCCGGTTCAGCTTGGTTTTTCACGTTCTATTGATCCCGTCATCCCTCAGGAAATCACTATTACGCGAGTGGCGATTACCACTGAAGCGGATGCGGAAAAGAAAAACAATGAGATAGGAAGGAAATACATTATTCCTTACGGTTTGTACCGTGCGAATGGGTATATTTCTGCGAAGTTGGCTGAGCAGACTACAGGTTTTTCGGATGCAGATTTGGAACTGCTTTGGAACGCAATCCTAAATATGTTCGAATTCGATCGGTCGGCTGCGAGAGGCAATATGGCGGTTCGGAAGCTGTACGTGTTTAAGCACAGCAATGATTTAGGCGATGCTCCTTCATATAAGTTGTTCGACAGTGTCAAGGTGAATCGTAAACCAGAAGTATCGGCGCCACGGACTTTTAACGATTACGACGTGAAATACGATGCGACAAGCGTTCCAGATTCCGTACAGGTTACCGAAAAAGTAGATGGTATCACGCTGTGA
- the cas4 gene encoding CRISPR-associated protein Cas4 codes for MNGSTDYPEDDWLALSGIQHYAFCKRQWALIHIEQLWQENARTTAGQLEHARVDDYGQSETRGDLLILRSLRVFSRKLGITGICDVVEFHRDHDGVELNGREGKWSAYPIEYKHGHAKAKDEDRLQLCAEVMCLEEMLACDIPQAALFYRETKRREIVELDDALRDTVVGVTRQMHDLYSRGYTPKVKRTKSCNACSLKDLCLPELSKTPSARKYINEHLAVVE; via the coding sequence CTGAATGGGTCTACCGATTATCCTGAGGATGATTGGTTGGCCCTTTCGGGCATTCAGCATTATGCCTTTTGCAAGCGGCAATGGGCGTTGATTCATATCGAACAGCTTTGGCAGGAAAATGCACGTACGACTGCAGGTCAGCTGGAGCATGCACGTGTAGACGATTACGGCCAGTCCGAGACTCGGGGCGATCTGCTGATCTTGCGCAGTCTGAGAGTGTTCTCACGAAAACTGGGCATCACGGGGATCTGCGATGTGGTGGAGTTCCACCGTGACCATGACGGCGTTGAGCTCAATGGTCGTGAAGGGAAGTGGTCGGCGTATCCGATCGAGTACAAGCACGGTCATGCCAAAGCAAAAGACGAAGACCGGCTTCAGCTTTGTGCCGAAGTGATGTGCCTGGAAGAAATGCTTGCATGTGATATTCCGCAGGCGGCATTGTTTTATCGGGAAACAAAGCGTCGGGAAATCGTCGAGCTTGATGACGCCTTACGGGACACCGTGGTCGGTGTTACCCGGCAAATGCATGATCTTTATAGTCGCGGGTATACGCCGAAAGTCAAGCGCACGAAATCATGTAACGCTTGTTCTCTAAAAGATTTGTGTCTTCCGGAACTGAGCAAGACTCCATCCGCGAGGAAATATATCAACGAACATCTAGCTGTGGTTGAGTGA
- the cas1c gene encoding type I-C CRISPR-associated endonuclease Cas1c has translation MRRLLNTLFVLSEDAYLSLKDDNVVVQIKDARLASIPLRSIEGILCFSYKGASPALMGRCAEFGVSVSFFSPRGRYYCSILGEKNRNVLLRREQFRVADDESRSLPIAKSFIFGKVFNCRWVLERVRRDHSMRVNAERLSSQSALLKTALNEINACSTLDELRGVEGNAAKDYFGAYDDLILHSKDDFYFEGRSRRPPMDRLNALMSFIYTLLTGDCTAALQGVGLDPYVGFMHVDRPGRVSLALDLMEEFRPIIGDRFVLSLVNTGAIKPKDFEERENGGIFLNDQGRKIVLAAWQKRKQEQMTHPFLNEKISWGLVPYVQALLLVRALRGDLDAYPPLLWK, from the coding sequence GTGAGGCGATTACTCAATACGTTGTTTGTACTTAGCGAGGACGCTTATTTGTCCCTTAAGGACGACAACGTCGTCGTTCAGATCAAAGATGCACGTTTGGCTTCAATCCCTCTGCGATCCATAGAGGGAATTCTGTGCTTTAGCTACAAGGGTGCGTCGCCGGCGTTGATGGGCAGATGTGCGGAGTTCGGGGTGTCGGTTTCGTTCTTTTCTCCGCGTGGACGTTATTATTGTTCGATTCTTGGTGAGAAAAATCGTAATGTGCTGTTACGAAGAGAGCAATTCAGGGTCGCCGATGACGAAAGCCGGAGCTTGCCAATTGCCAAGTCTTTTATTTTTGGGAAAGTGTTTAATTGCCGCTGGGTATTGGAAAGAGTCAGACGCGACCACTCCATGCGCGTAAATGCGGAGCGGCTTTCTTCTCAAAGTGCTTTATTGAAAACTGCTCTTAATGAAATAAATGCTTGTTCAACGCTGGATGAGCTGCGCGGAGTGGAGGGGAACGCGGCCAAAGACTATTTTGGTGCCTATGACGATTTGATTCTTCATTCGAAAGACGATTTCTATTTTGAAGGCCGAAGCCGCAGACCCCCGATGGACCGGCTCAATGCGCTGATGTCTTTCATATACACACTTTTGACAGGAGATTGCACGGCGGCATTGCAAGGTGTAGGGCTTGATCCATATGTCGGATTTATGCACGTCGATAGGCCTGGCCGGGTCTCGCTGGCTTTGGATCTGATGGAAGAATTTCGACCGATAATTGGCGATCGGTTCGTTTTGAGTCTTGTCAATACCGGTGCGATTAAGCCGAAAGATTTTGAAGAACGGGAAAACGGCGGCATTTTTCTCAATGATCAGGGACGAAAAATCGTCTTAGCCGCGTGGCAGAAACGTAAGCAGGAACAAATGACACATCCGTTCCTCAATGAGAAGATATCGTGGGGTCTTGTCCCTTACGTGCAGGCATTGCTCTTAGTGCGAGCATTGCGTGGGGATTTAGACGCATATCCACCATTACTATGGAAATGA
- the cas2 gene encoding CRISPR-associated endonuclease Cas2, translating into MMVVVAYDVNTQTPQGRRRLRRVAKACTKYGQRVQNSVFECEVTPSDLLVLKHDLAGIIDLNCDSLRFYNLGAKYSNRIEHIGVQHHLPTDGLLMV; encoded by the coding sequence ATGATGGTAGTTGTTGCATACGATGTTAATACGCAGACGCCTCAGGGACGTCGTAGATTACGCCGGGTTGCAAAAGCTTGTACGAAATACGGGCAGCGTGTTCAAAACAGTGTTTTCGAGTGTGAGGTGACTCCCTCGGACTTGTTGGTTTTGAAACATGATTTGGCTGGAATCATTGACTTGAATTGCGACAGTCTTCGATTTTATAATTTAGGTGCTAAGTATTCGAATCGTATTGAGCATATCGGTGTGCAACATCATCTTCCTACTGATGGTCTCTTGATGGTTTAG